From the genome of Leptotrichia sp. oral taxon 847:
CAAACTGGGTTCGATGTATGCAGGACAGATCAGCATAATCAGTACTGATAAGGGTGCAGGAGTAAACTCAAGAGGAATTGTTTATTCAAGAGACAAAAAACTTGAAATTACAGCAGATGGAAAAATAAATGTTGCAAAAATTAAAGGGAACGGTATTGAAATTAATGGTACAGAGTACAATCAGGCTGAACTTGCCAGTTCTGATAAAGGAATTAATATCAATGCTAAAAATATTAAGCTAAATGGAGAAACACAGGCAGCTGGGGATATTAATTTAAATGGGAATACTCAAAATAACTCTAAAATATATTCTGAAGGAAATTTTAACACAAGAAGTCTTTTAAATACAGGCGATATTAATGTTGCTGGGAATTTTAAGGCTGATGATTTTAAAAATGTTTTGGCAGCTGTTAATACAGGTGGGAATTTGAATGTTAAAAACTTGGAAAACAGTGGTAGCATTCAAGTTTCTAGAAGTACAGGGATTGACGGAAAGTTAAATAATTCAGGTAACTTGACTTCTATAGACAAAATAACTGTAAAAAATGATATTTTAAATTCCGGAAATATTTCAACTAATGGAGATTTGTCAAGTAAAAATGCAGTTTCATCAGGTATGATTGTTGCAAATAATTTTACAACAAGTAATTTGCAGAATGATGGAAAAATCTTTACAAATGCGGATTTGAAAACAAAATATTTCAAAAATACTGGAGAAATTTCAGCCGTTGGGAAAATATCAAGCGACAGTATGGTTTCAAGTGGAAGCATTAGAACAAATGAAGCTCTTGATATTTCAGGTGACTTGAATAATGACGGGACTTTACAGAGTGCTAAAGATATTACGGTTTCAAGTAACATTAAAAATAGCGGTAAAATTTATGCTGGCGGAAATTTATCAGGAAAGGATGCTGTTTCAAGCGGGAAAATAGTTTCTAAAAATTTAAGAGTGAATGACCTTAAAAATGATGGAGAAATTTTTACAAATGAAGATCTTCAGGCTAAAAATGTTACGAATACTGGTAAAATAGCATCTGCTGGAAATATTTCCACAAAAGATTTGAAAACTTCAGGAAGCATAAAATCTAATAGAAAAGTTACAGTTTCAGGAAAGCTTGAAAATGATGGGGATTTGGAAGCTGTAGAAGATATAAAGGTTTCGGGAAATGTAAGAAACACTAAAGAGATAGCGACAAATGGTAATTTTTCTGGTAAGAATGTGGTTTCAAAAGGGAAAATTATTTCCAAAAATTTTGAATCTGATGATTTGGATAATGATGGGAAAATTTCTTCAAATGAGAATGTAAAAGCTAGAAATATTAAAAATACTGGAGAGATTCAGGCTGTAGGATCAATATCAGGAAATAATTTAAAAACTTCAGGAAAAGTTAGGGCAAATAAAAAAATTACAGTTTCAGGAGAACTTGAAAATGGTGGGGATTTAGAATCAGGAAAAAGTCTGACTGTTTCAAAAAATATTAAGAATACTGGAAAGATTGCTGTAAATGAGGATATTTCAGGGAAAGATACTCAAAATTCAGGAACCATGTATTCTAAAAATCTTAAAACTGATAATTTGAAAAACGATGGAAAAGTTGAAGTTGGAAACGATTTGAAAACGGCGGATATTGAAAATACTAAAGATATTACAGCTGTTGGGAAAATCTCAGGGAAAAATGTCAATAATTCTGGAAAAATTTTGACTAATGGAACACTGGATGTTAAGAATGTTAAAAATATTGGAAAAATTGCAGCAGGAAGTGATGTTACATCGCAAAGGCTTGAAAATTCAGGAGTTCTGGCGACAAATGGGAACATTACGACTTCGGATTCGATGACTAACAGCGGAAATATTGAGGGTAAAAATCTTGATATAACTGGTTTGGAATTCACAAATAGCGGTAAAATATCAGCTGACAACATTAGGGCAAGGGTTAATGACACTAAAAATAATGGAAGTATTTCTTCAGCAAATGACATTGATTTAACGACAAATACTTTAACGAATACAAAAGAAATGCTGGCAGTAAACGACATAAATTCAAATAATGCGACAGTTTTAAATTCAGGAAAAATGGCTTCAAACGGTAAAATACTGCTAAATAATTCAAGCATTACAAATATTGGACAGATTTTGTCTGGAGAAATTTCTATGCAAAATGCGAAAAAATTTGATAATACTGGAACTGTAAAAGGGAATAAGACGGTTCTTACAACTGACCAGGATCTAAATCTGGTTGGAAATTTGCATGGAGAAAGCTTGCTTGAAATTTCAGGAAACAACATTACAAACAATGGAAATACGACAGGGGCGGGGCTTATTAAAATAAGTTCTAATGACTTTACAAATAATAAGGAACTGGCTTCAAATGCTGTGATTATTGATGGTCGTGGGAATGTTGTAAACAACAATATGATTACTGGAAATGATGGTAAAATTAATGGAAACAGCATTACTAACAATGATTTGATCGCTTTTGATAATTATCTTGAGATGAATGCTAAAAGTAAGGTCTTGAATAATAAAGATAAAAGTATTTATGGTGGTCAAACTTTAATTATTCACGGTCAGGAACTGATGAATGATGAAGGTGAAATTCTTGGTGGAAATATGGATCTGAATGCTTCTAAAATCACTAATAATGTTGGAACTGTTCAGTCAACTGGGGATATTTTCGTTACTTCAAATGATTTTCAGAATATTGGAAGAGTTACTGGTTTAGGAAATTATGAGAAGTATTATGAAACTTGGGATGGACAAAGATTATCTGAATCAGAAATTGCAAGTAAATGGCTGCTTAATGATAATGGAGGATGGAAGAAAAAAACTAGCGGACATACTAGAAAAAAAGCAAGAAAAGAACAAAAAGAGTGGTTTGAAAAACAAATCCAGAATAATAATAAATCTGAATCTAAATCATATCTGCTTACAAAATATGAGCAATTTTTTAGATCGATTTTAGGACATACAAACGTAGATGATTCAAAAAAAGTAGCAAGCAGTACCAAAGATCCGACAATACCTCTTGTTGGAAAATTAAAAAGTAAAGCATCAACTGAATATGGAAAAGTCCTGGCAAATGGAAACATTACAATAAATTCAGGTAATTTTAAAAATAAGGACAGTTTAATTTCAGGTGGAGGCTTAGTCAATATTACTGCAACAAATTTTGAAAATTCAGTAAGCATTGATGATAAAAATCCTATAAAACTAAAAAATGGTAGAGAGATATTGGATTTAAATATCAAGGAGGGAACTCATCATCATATTCTAAGAACTACTCTAGTTGCTGTTCACACAAGAGATATGGTTGACGAGGATATAGGCTATGCAACAGGACAGCCTTCTATCATTGAAGGTTCACTTGTAAACGTGAATGCTCCAAATATCATAAAAAATTCTATTGAAGCAGGAAACGGAAAAGTACTGAATAATGGTGGGGCAACTGGTAGAGCCTTGATTTCTTCAAATTCAATAGGAATTAACAAGGGTACAGGTTCAGCAAATGGAGCGGTTCAGGTTGCTGGAAATGCTTTACTATCCAAAGTAAATAGCGGCTTTAATGGAAATTTACAGGTTAATGGCAGCAGCAATAATAGTTTTGACAGGGCAATACAAATTTCAGGAAATAATTCAGTTATTCAAAATATTAAAAAAACTGGAACAATTGATGTAAACCCACTATTAAGCAGCGCAATGTTTACGATGAATATGAGTCCATCTTCAAAATATCTTCTAGAAACTCGTTCAAAATACATAAGTCTAGGTCAATACTATGGAAGCGACTACTTCACTTCAAGAGTTGGGTATTCGGAAATTTGGGACAGAAGTAAAAGATTAGGAGATGCCTTTTATGAAAATCAATTGCTTACAAGAGCTTTAAATGAAAAGCTTGGAACAAGCTTTTTGAACGGAAAATCTAATCAGGAATTGATTCAGTCAATGATGGATAATGCGGCTGATGAAAAAGCAAGGCTTGGTCTTGTTGTCGGTCAGGCATTGACTCAGGATCAGATAAATGCCTTAAATGAAGATATTATCTGGTATGTCTCAAAGGAAGTGAATGGAGTCAGTGTTTTGACACCACAAATTTACTTGTCAAGCAGAACTAGGGAAAGCATAAGCGATGACACTAGAAATAGAATTGGTGGAATAAATGGAACTTATGTCAAGACTAAAGATTTTGTAAATGACGGGACAAAATGGGGTAACGGCGGAGTTACCTATGTTGAAGCGAATACTGTGAGAAATGAGACTACAACAAATCTTCTTTCTGAAATTTCAGGAGATAGAACATTCATAAGTTCAGTTGGAAATATTGAAAATATCGGCGGAAAAATAAAGGGAAATGAAGTTGTAGGTTTAATTTCTGAAAATGGAAATGTAATCAACAATACAACCAAAAGAAAAGTAGGATTCAATAATGGCGAGTTTGACAGAAGCTGGCATGAAGAAATAGGCTCAATTGGGCAAATTTCTTCAAATGGATTAACTTTTATTAAGGGTAACAGCTATGAGTCAACAGGAGGAATTCTAAACACAAATCATCTTGAACTTGATGTAAATAAATTCAATGTATCGGCATTGTCTTTAAGCGGTGAAGATAAATTCGGCAAGGGCAGCAATAATTACACAAAATATGGTGCAACAGAACATTTAGGCGGAGAAGTAACTGCAAATTCTACTTCAGGAAGAATAGGAGATTTAAACCTTACAGGCTCAGCATTTATTGGCGGAGATACACAAGGTCTGAAAATTGGGAAAGTGAATGTAGAATCCGCTGTAAACAGTTACGACTTGGAGTCAAAACAGACAAGTAAGAATACGGTTTCTAAAAGCAGTACATACATAAAATCTCATCAGGAAGAAAATGTTGCAGGAAATTTACAGCTTAGCGGAGCAAGAATTGAAGGAAACTTGACAGGAATCGGAAGTAACATTGATTTAGGTGAAAATACCTTTGTTGGCGGGAAATTGACAACAGATTCGAGAGAATTACATAATAGTTTTTATGAAAAAAATACGTCCAGAGGATTTAGTGCAGGAATTAGTCACGGAACGGCTTCATTAAATTATGGAAAATCAGGCAGCACCTATGATGAAAAAGATACGATAAATGCCAAATCAAATTTAAGAATTGGCGATGGAAGTGTGCTAAATAACGGAGCGGAAATTACTGCCACAAATTTTGAGTATGGAAATATTCAAATTAATAATGGTGACGTAAAATATGGTGCAAGAATTGATACAAGAGATGTAAAAACTACTTCAAGAAGTAGTAATTTTGGTGTGTCAATTGGAATAAACAGTCCAATTAAAGATAGAATTGAACAAGCAGCTGGAGCTGTAAAGCAAGCTAGAAGGGGAGATACGATAGGTGGTCTTGTAGCGGGAGTAAATGCAGGAACTGGAATGGTTTCAGGACTTGCAGGAAATCAAGGGACAAGACAGGCTTATCACACAGGAAATTTAAGTCAAAGTGAAGTAAGAAATGCGAGTGCAAACAATAACTTTTATGCAAATATTGGAGTAAATGCAGGATATTCTACTTCTAAAAACAGTAACAACTCCCACAATGAAAGTGCCGTAGTTACGACAATGAAACCAATGCATGAAAATTCAAGCATAACTTACAACAATGTAAACAACATAACTTATCAAGGAACACAGGCTCAAGGTGGAACATTCATTTACAACAATGTTAAAAATATTCGGAAGGAAGCAGTAGAACTTCATAACAGCAGCAGTTCAAGAAGTTCAAATTTTGGAATAAGTACGGGAGCGACAATTGGATATGGCTACGGAACACAGATTACTGGAAATGGTGGAAGTGTTTCTGCAAATAGAAGTAATCAAAATACGAATGAAACTATTTATCAAAATGGTAATTTTCAAAATGTAAATGAAGTTCACAATAATACTGGTACAATGACACTTTCAGGATTTAACCAGGAAGGCGGAAAAGTTACAGGTAATATCGGCAAGTTGGTTGTAGAAAGTAGACAGAACACAAGCACGACAACTGGAAGATCAAGCGGTGCAAGTGTAGGAATAAATGCAAATGGAGTTCCTAGTTCTTTAAATGTAAATGGAAGCAGAACAAATGGAAGTAGAGCATTTGTAGATAATCAAAGCAGCTTTATTGTTGGAGAGGGAAGTAATCTTCATGTTGGTACAGTTGAAAATACTGGAGCAATTATTGGAAAACAGAGTGAAAACGGTACTACATTTAAAGTTGATAAGTATGTTGGCCACGATATTCAAAACTACGATACAATGACAACAACTGGAATTTCAGTAGGGACTTCATTAGGAAAATCTCCTAGAGTTACAAATATCGGATTTAATCAAGAAACAGGAGATAAACAAGGAGTAACTAGAAATACAGTAGTTGGAAATGTAGAAATAGGAGAAGCTTCTGGAAGTCCAATAAATAAGGATGTTACAAAAGCTAATGAAGTTACAAAAGATGTACAGCATTCGACTAATATTAATGTTGAGAGTCAGACTATTGAGTATGCTACTAATCCTGGTAAGTTGAAAGAAGATTTGAATAAGGCTAAAGATGAAATAAAGGATGTTACAAAGGCACTTGATAATTCAATTCATGACCCGGGAGATGACAACAGAAATTTCTTTGGACAGTTGAGAGAAACTAGACTTTCTGAGACAGTCAATAATATTGCTGGAGAGAGATTGAAAGTTGCACAAACAAGAAAAGAAATAGCAAGTGCCTTTGAAGAGGCTTACTCTGATTTGGGATATAAAAATGTAAAAGTAATTTTTACAACACCTGAACATGCTAGTCAATTGATTGATGAAAATGGAAAACCAAAGGCTGGAACGGCTTATATAAATAAAAAAACAGGTGAAAAAACAATATTTATCAATGAAAATGCTGAGGAAAATCAAACAAAAACAGGACTTATTGGAGTAATTGCTGAAGAAGGAAGCCATATTATAAATGGAGTTGAAGGAAGACAAATAGAAACAGGAACTGAAGAAAAAGGACTTGAAAGTACAGGAAGAGCAACTAATGAATATTTCCAAGAAAAATATAAAGATGATGCTGACAAGTTAATAATTCATAAATCTGATGGGATTGACTATTCTGGAATTGATTTTGGAGAAAATGTAGGAGATAGAAAAGGAAAAGAAATTACAAGTACTTTTCTAGATTTCGTACCTTATGTTGGAACAGCAAAAGGTATAATTGAAGGAATAACGGGGAGAGATTTAGTAACTGGTGAAAAAATTGACCTATTTTCAAGAGTGATGGGAATAATTCCAGGTGCAAAAGCAGTAGGTAAAGGAACAAAAGCAACAGTTAAAGGAATAAAAGCATCAGGTAAAATAATAAAAAATTCCAAAAAAATAAAAGTAGTGTTATCAGATGGTTCAAAAATAACATTAAAGTCAAATGAAGTTACTAAATTAGAAAATAAATTTAAATTTAAAATATCTACGAAAAAAGAAAATATTAAGATAAAATCTACGCGAACAATTAATTCGAGTAAAATAAAATCAGATATACTTCAAACAAATAAAAATATAAAGTTTAACGCATTAAAAACTAACATAAAGGGACAAAAAGTTTTTAAAAATTCAAAAGGTTTTGTCTTTTATGCAGATGATTTTCATTATCCAGTTCATTATGAAGTTTTTAAAAATGGGAAGCATGTAGGTATAATAGATGCGAAGACTCTACAAAAAAATAAAGGAAATTTTGATATAAAATCTGTTAATACAAGTGAAGCCAAAAAAGGAAGAACTATAAATATGAAATGAAAGGAGAATATTAATGTATAGAAAAATAAAAATTTTTCAAGATATTTATTTGTATAATTATTACGAAAACAATATTTTTATTTCGGATTATATTGTATATAAAAAAATATATTAGGTACTTTTTATTTTAAAAAAGAAAATAATGTGTCTGAGTATTCTTGCTTAAATAATTATATTCAAATTGGAATGAAGATAGAGATAGATATAGATGATAAAACCTTTTCGATATGTACAATAGATGAAAATGAGGAAGAAATAGGAAGAAGTTTAGTTTATGATATAAAAACAGGAAAAATATATCATAATATAATTTCAATTAACAATAAATGGTATTATGAAAAAGATTTTACGGTAATTAATAAAGATAAAAATTCAGTAGAAAAATCCTTGATATTAGATAAAAAAATCATATTAAAAAAAATCTTTTATAATGAAAAATGTATAGATTTTAAATTATTTAAAAGTAATAAATTATATGGTTTTAGAGAAATTAGAGATAATAATGGTAAATTATTACTAAGAGGAAGTTATTTAAATGGGAAAAAAATAGGATTATGGTATGAATATGAAAATGGAAAGATTATTTATAAAGCTTCTTTTGATGAGAAAGAGAGACTTTGTGGATTATGTAAAGAATATGACTTAAACGGAAAATTATTAGCAAAAGAAATTTATCTAAAAGGTAATCTAATAAAAAGGATAGAAATATAAAGAAAAATTACATGTACCGTAAATTTTGCATAATCAAATAGAAGATTATTTTTCGGCTTGTTAAAATATATTCCAAATAAATAAGAATACGGTTTCTAAAAGCAGTACATACATAAAATCTCATCAGGAAGAAAATGTTGCAGGAAATTTACAACTTAGCGGAGCAAGAATTGAAGGAAACTTGACAGGAATCGGAAGTAACATTGATTTAGGTGAAAATACCTTTGTTGGCGGAAAATTGACAACAGATTCGAGAGAATTACATAATAGTTTTTATGAAAAAAATACGTCCAGAGGATTTAGTGCAGGAATTAGTCACGGAACGGCTTCATTAAATTATGGAAAATCAAGCAGCGCCTATGATGAAAAAGATACGATAAATGCCAAATCAAATTTAAGAATTGGCGATGGAAGTGTGCTAAATAACGGAGCGGAAATTACAGCCACAAACTTTGAATACGGAAATATTCAGATTAATAATGGTGATGTAAAATATGGTGCAAGAATTGATACAAGAGATGTAAAAACTACTTCAAGAAGCAGTAATTTTGGTGTGTCAATTGGAATAAGCAGTCCGATTAAAGATAGAATTGAACAAGCAGCTGGAGCTGTAAAGCAAGTTAGAAGGGGAGATACAATAGGTGGACTTGTAGCTGGAGTAAATGCAGGAACTGGAATGGTTTCAGGACTTGCAGGAAATCAAGGGACAAGACAGGCTTATCACACAGGAAATTTAAGTCAAAGTGAAGTAAGAAATGCGAGTGCAAACAATAACTTTTATGCAAATATTGGAGTAAATGCAGGATATTCTACTTCTAAAAATAGTAACAACTCCCACAATGAAAGTGCTGTAGTTACGACAATGAAACCAATGGATGAAAATTCAAGCATAACTTACAACAATGTAAACAACATAACTTATCAGGGGACACAGGCACAAGGTGGAACATTTATCTACAACAATGTAAAAAATATTCAGAAGGAAGCAGTAGAGCTTCATAACAGCAGCAGTTCAAGAAGTTCAAACTTTGGAATAAGTACGGGAGCGACAATTGGATATGGCTACGGAACACAGATTACTGGAAATGGTGGAAGTGTTTCTGCAAATAGAAGTAATTTGAATACAACTGAAACTGTTTATCAAAATGGTAATTTTCAAAATGTAAATGAAGTTCACAATAATACTGGTACAATGACACTTTCAGGATTTAATCAGGAAGGCGGAAAAGTCACAGGTAATATCGGCAAGCTGGTTGTAGAAAGCAGACAGAACACAAGCACAACAACTGGAAGATCAAGCGGAGCAAGTGTAGGAATAAGTGCAAATGGAGTTCCTAGTTCTTTAAATGTAAATGGAAGCAGAACAAGCGGAAGTAGAGCATTTGTAGATAATCAAAGCAGCTTTATTGTTGGTGAAGGAAGTAATCTTCATGTCGGTACAGTTGAAAATACTGGAGCAATTATTGGAAAACAGAGTGAAAATGGTACTACATTTAAAGCTGATAAGTATATTGGCCACGATATTCAAAACTATGATACAATGACAACAACAGGAGTTTCAGTAGGGACTTCATTAGGAAAGTCTCCTAGAGTTACAAACATTGGATTTAATCAAGAGGATAGGGATAAACAGGGAGTAACTAGAAATACGGTAGTTGGAAATGTAGAAATAGGAGAAGCTTCTGGAAGTCCAATAAATAGAGATGTTACAAGAGCAAATGAAGTTACGAAAGATAAACAACATTCGACTAAAATCAATGTTGAGAGCCAGACTATTGAGTATGCTACTAATCCTGGTAAACTGAAAGAGGATATTGGAAAAGCCAAAGGGGAAATAAATGACATAAAATGGGCAATAAAAGAGTCAATTCACGATAGAGGAGATGACAACAGGAACTTCTTTGGACAGCTTTCAGAAGTTAGACTGGACAAGAGTCTTGAAAATATAACGAGCGAAAGACTGATAGGTAAGACAGTAGATACTGAAATAGCAGATGTTTTTAAGGATGCCTATAAAGATTTAGGATACGATATAAACATCATATTTTCAGATCCTAAAAATTCTCCGCAATTATTAGATGAAAAAGGAAAACCAAAAACAGGAACGGCTTATGTACGTGATGAGAATGGAAAGAAAATCAAGACAATAATAATCAATGGAGAAGATCCTAAGAATGCAACAAAGGCTGGACTTATCGGAACAATAGTTGAAGAGGGAAGCCACGTAATAGGAAAAGTCGAAGGTAGACAAAGAAAAACTGGAACTGATGAGAAAGGATTAGAAAGCACAGGAAGAGCTTCAAATGAATACTTTGCTGAAAAATACAAGGATGACAATACACCTATTAGTATTCATTCGGATGGTAAGGATTATTCCAATGTTGATTTTGGGGAGAATGTGGGAGATACTGCAAGTTCAGTTAATCTCTATAGATTAGTAGGAGCTTTAATTAATGCAGAAAAAGTATTATCTCAAAATTATAGTGATAAACATAAATATTTCTCCGTGTTGAAAGAAGTAGGAAAATATGCAGGACATAGAGTTGGAAGCCCATATGAGGCATTGTATTTAATATCAAAAAAAGGTAGGAAAAATGTTTTAAATAATAATAATTTAGATATAAAAAGTTTTGATCCAGAGGGATGGAAGAGAGTTGAAGGAAGAAATGAATATAAAAAAGCAGTAGAAAGTGTAAAAATTAAGGCAAAAAATATTGCACTTAACATTTTAAGAGAAAAACCTGACACTAAATATTTAGAACGACGTAGTAAGGGAGATATTGTTTCTGGATTTAAATTAGAAGGATCTGAAAAAATAATAGATAAAAAAGTTTCTAATACTTTAGAATTTGCTTTAGGGAGTCCTGTTATTACTGGAACAGCACTAATACAGAAAAATGTGAAATCTAATGGTAGGATAGATTTAAAAATTAGTGTCAGATATAATCTATCAGATGAATTTGGAGATGTTTATGGTATAAAAGAAGCTCAAAAAAAATTCTGGAAAATATTAGGATTAAAAAATATGCCTCAATTAATTCCATCAGAATATGGAGCTCCTTATGGAATGTTAGGACCTTCTAAAACTGAGAAAATTCTTTCAGAACAATTTAAATCGAAAAAAGAATATTTAAAATTTTTGGAAGGAAAATATTAAAAATGAGAAAAAAATTATTACAATTTTCTATATCAATCTTTCTATTAGTTTTTATAAAGTATGTAGGCTTTTTTCTGTTTGGAATTTTTCCTTTATTATTTAATTTATTAACTTTAAAAACTGAATATGATACAAATGGTAAAAATTTAAAACTTTCAAAAAGTTATAATATAATAGATTGTGATTTTGGAAATTATTTAGTCTTACATGGACCAGAATATTTGTATTCTTTCAAAAAAAAAGATTATCTTAGCTATGATTATGGGGTAGTAACAAAACTTGTCAAAAATGGAAATGATTGGATAGGTTTTATTCGAGATGAAGACAAAGAAAAAATAAAATATTATATGGTTAATTTTTCAAAAGAAGATGAAGGGTTTTATAGAGCATCAGAAAAAAAAGTTAGGGAAGTACATGGATATTTTATAATAAATGAAAAAGAAGCTGTCTTCAATTTATCTGAAGAAGAATTAAAAAACAGAAAAATAAATAAGATAGAATTTAAAAACCCTGGTTATTATGTAGCAAAATATGGAGAAAATACGTGTAAAGATATTCTTAAAACAAAATAGTTTTGTTCGGCAATCTTTTATTTGAAGAATAATATTAAAGTATAATAATACTGTTGATAAAAATGATAA
Proteins encoded in this window:
- a CDS encoding two-partner secretion domain-containing protein gives rise to the protein MNMNSFAANLELDPNSRYNTKLDMSRNGTPIVNISTPNGRGISINEFLNYNVGHEGQVLNNADNIGRSHLAGIINANPNLAANQAANLIILQVNGSNRSDIEGYLEALSRQKVNVILSNENGIYLNGAGTINIRNFVPTTGRVKLQNGDFVGIDVEKGRVVIGSNGFDASTTDYVNVIAKALELQGSLVGNKVDVTLGENTVDKNGAVTSKHGINSVAIDASKLGSMYAGQISIISTDKGAGVNSRGIVYSRDKKLEITADGKINVAKIKGNGIEINGTEYNQAELASSDKGININAKNIKLNGETQAAGDINLNGNTQNNSKIYSEGNFNTRSLLNTGDINVAGNFKADDFKNVLAAVNTGGNLNVKNLENSGSIQVSRSTGIDGKLNNSGNLTSIDKITVKNDILNSGNISTNGDLSSKNAVSSGMIVANNFTTSNLQNDGKIFTNADLKTKYFKNTGEISAVGKISSDSMVSSGSIRTNEALDISGDLNNDGTLQSAKDITVSSNIKNSGKIYAGGNLSGKDAVSSGKIVSKNLRVNDLKNDGEIFTNEDLQAKNVTNTGKIASAGNISTKDLKTSGSIKSNRKVTVSGKLENDGDLEAVEDIKVSGNVRNTKEIATNGNFSGKNVVSKGKIISKNFESDDLDNDGKISSNENVKARNIKNTGEIQAVGSISGNNLKTSGKVRANKKITVSGELENGGDLESGKSLTVSKNIKNTGKIAVNEDISGKDTQNSGTMYSKNLKTDNLKNDGKVEVGNDLKTADIENTKDITAVGKISGKNVNNSGKILTNGTLDVKNVKNIGKIAAGSDVTSQRLENSGVLATNGNITTSDSMTNSGNIEGKNLDITGLEFTNSGKISADNIRARVNDTKNNGSISSANDIDLTTNTLTNTKEMLAVNDINSNNATVLNSGKMASNGKILLNNSSITNIGQILSGEISMQNAKKFDNTGTVKGNKTVLTTDQDLNLVGNLHGESLLEISGNNITNNGNTTGAGLIKISSNDFTNNKELASNAVIIDGRGNVVNNNMITGNDGKINGNSITNNDLIAFDNYLEMNAKSKVLNNKDKSIYGGQTLIIHGQELMNDEGEILGGNMDLNASKITNNVGTVQSTGDIFVTSNDFQNIGRVTGLGNYEKYYETWDGQRLSESEIASKWLLNDNGGWKKKTSGHTRKKARKEQKEWFEKQIQNNNKSESKSYLLTKYEQFFRSILGHTNVDDSKKVASSTKDPTIPLVGKLKSKASTEYGKVLANGNITINSGNFKNKDSLISGGGLVNITATNFENSVSIDDKNPIKLKNGREILDLNIKEGTHHHILRTTLVAVHTRDMVDEDIGYATGQPSIIEGSLVNVNAPNIIKNSIEAGNGKVLNNGGATGRALISSNSIGINKGTGSANGAVQVAGNALLSKVNSGFNGNLQVNGSSNNSFDRAIQISGNNSVIQNIKKTGTIDVNPLLSSAMFTMNMSPSSKYLLETRSKYISLGQYYGSDYFTSRVGYSEIWDRSKRLGDAFYENQLLTRALNEKLGTSFLNGKSNQELIQSMMDNAADEKARLGLVVGQALTQDQINALNEDIIWYVSKEVNGVSVLTPQIYLSSRTRESISDDTRNRIGGINGTYVKTKDFVNDGTKWGNGGVTYVEANTVRNETTTNLLSEISGDRTFISSVGNIENIGGKIKGNEVVGLISENGNVINNTTKRKVGFNNGEFDRSWHEEIGSIGQISSNGLTFIKGNSYESTGGILNTNHLELDVNKFNVSALSLSGEDKFGKGSNNYTKYGATEHLGGEVTANSTSGRIGDLNLTGSAFIGGDTQGLKIGKVNVESAVNSYDLESKQTSKNTVSKSSTYIKSHQEENVAGNLQLSGARIEGNLTGIGSNIDLGENTFVGGKLTTDSRELHNSFYEKNTSRGFSAGISHGTASLNYGKSGSTYDEKDTINAKSNLRIGDGSVLNNGAEITATNFEYGNIQINNGDVKYGARIDTRDVKTTSRSSNFGVSIGINSPIKDRIEQAAGAVKQARRGDTIGGLVAGVNAGTGMVSGLAGNQGTRQAYHTGNLSQSEVRNASANNNFYANIGVNAGYSTSKNSNNSHNESAVVTTMKPMHENSSITYNNVNNITYQGTQAQGGTFIYNNVKNIRKEAVELHNSSSSRSSNFGISTGATIGYGYGTQITGNGGSVSANRSNQNTNETIYQNGNFQNVNEVHNNTGTMTLSGFNQEGGKVTGNIGKLVVESRQNTSTTTGRSSGASVGINANGVPSSLNVNGSRTNGSRAFVDNQSSFIVGEGSNLHVGTVENTGAIIGKQSENGTTFKVDKYVGHDIQNYDTMTTTGISVGTSLGKSPRVTNIGFNQETGDKQGVTRNTVVGNVEIGEASGSPINKDVTKANEVTKDVQHSTNINVESQTIEYATNPGKLKEDLNKAKDEIKDVTKALDNSIHDPGDDNRNFFGQLRETRLSETVNNIAGERLKVAQTRKEIASAFEEAYSDLGYKNVKVIFTTPEHASQLIDENGKPKAGTAYINKKTGEKTIFINENAEENQTKTGLIGVIAEEGSHIINGVEGRQIETGTEEKGLESTGRATNEYFQEKYKDDADKLIIHKSDGIDYSGIDFGENVGDRKGKEITSTFLDFVPYVGTAKGIIEGITGRDLVTGEKIDLFSRVMGIIPGAKAVGKGTKATVKGIKASGKIIKNSKKIKVVLSDGSKITLKSNEVTKLENKFKFKISTKKENIKIKSTRTINSSKIKSDILQTNKNIKFNALKTNIKGQKVFKNSKGFVFYADDFHYPVHYEVFKNGKHVGIIDAKTLQKNKGNFDIKSVNTSEAKKGRTINMK
- a CDS encoding toxin-antitoxin system YwqK family antitoxin, with translation MSEYSCLNNYIQIGMKIEIDIDDKTFSICTIDENEEEIGRSLVYDIKTGKIYHNIISINNKWYYEKDFTVINKDKNSVEKSLILDKKIILKKIFYNEKCIDFKLFKSNKLYGFREIRDNNGKLLLRGSYLNGKKIGLWYEYENGKIIYKASFDEKERLCGLCKEYDLNGKLLAKEIYLKGNLIKRIEI